From the Candidatus Poribacteria bacterium genome, one window contains:
- a CDS encoding transposase: MAKRRSFTPEFKAAVVLEALSGESSQVSELCRRYNLSEQQLSKWKQQVVENVATLFVSSTDQQSIEAAARIAHLERLVGRLTVALDIEKKAATWLNSPRQRNEK; encoded by the coding sequence ATGGCGAAACGAAGAAGCTTCACCCCCGAGTTTAAAGCAGCAGTCGTGCTTGAGGCCCTCAGCGGTGAAAGTTCGCAGGTTTCCGAACTGTGTAGACGATATAACCTCAGCGAACAACAGCTCTCGAAGTGGAAGCAGCAAGTCGTTGAAAATGTGGCGACGCTGTTCGTCTCCTCTACGGATCAACAGTCGATCGAGGCGGCGGCGCGTATTGCTCACCTTGAGCGGCTCGTTGGGCGTTTGACCGTGGCATTAGACATTGAAAAAAAAGCCGCGACGTGGTTGAACTCACCTCGTCAGAGAAACGAGAAATGA
- a CDS encoding transposase: MKSAATRSRRCITISVDDTNDPCYAKTLAYCYKWWSKQQKHAIKGRNILAITLKIGDVILPLNIRIVSKQGRGNTDKPTCFQTMIREVLEVFDAEGIDLRKYPITFDSWYGSQTLIEALFALGFTCVLVHGKSNYVMEMDGKTAKLSKHKKTVKLLTQQCGCDKPMRRFRANSPTFGQLVLLFFPTHGKTQTLRVFGRPLRSAEILHIWAQHHGIEQFWRHLKTDLRLSAMRLQHRNGAYGSLAIKVLGYLMIQQVSRSTRLTFHHIKLQLSADRQLLSIIAAHFHEPNLQEHI, from the coding sequence GTGAAGTCGGCAGCCACGCGTTCTCGACGGTGTATCACGATAAGTGTTGATGACACAAATGACCCGTGCTATGCCAAAACACTCGCTTATTGCTATAAGTGGTGGTCAAAACAGCAAAAGCATGCGATCAAAGGTCGAAATATACTCGCCATCACTTTGAAGATCGGCGATGTCATTCTCCCACTGAACATCCGTATCGTCTCTAAACAAGGGAGAGGCAACACGGATAAACCGACCTGCTTTCAAACAATGATACGAGAAGTGCTTGAAGTCTTCGATGCCGAAGGTATTGATTTGAGAAAGTATCCAATCACCTTTGATTCTTGGTATGGCAGTCAAACTCTCATTGAAGCACTGTTCGCGTTAGGGTTCACTTGTGTCCTTGTTCATGGCAAAAGCAACTACGTCATGGAGATGGACGGGAAAACTGCCAAACTTTCAAAACACAAGAAGACCGTCAAACTCCTGACTCAGCAATGCGGGTGTGATAAACCCATGCGACGTTTTCGGGCAAACAGCCCGACTTTCGGGCAACTCGTGCTCCTCTTTTTTCCGACACACGGAAAAACGCAAACGCTGAGGGTCTTTGGCAGACCTTTACGATCCGCAGAGATCCTCCATATTTGGGCCCAACATCATGGTATCGAACAGTTTTGGCGACATTTGAAAACGGATCTCCGCCTTTCAGCAATGCGTTTGCAGCATCGAAACGGTGCTTATGGCTCCTTAGCCATAAAGGTTCTCGGTTATCTCATGATCCAGCAGGTCAGTCGCTCCACACGACTCACTTTTCATCACATAAAACTTCAACTGTCCGCGGATAGGCAGCTCTTGTCTATCATCGCCGCGCATTTTCATGAACCAAACCTACAAGAACATATATAA
- a CDS encoding leucine-rich repeat domain-containing protein, which produces MFRKKVLCLMLCFWATVSVTSAENWMPDENLRRVVSETLGVDTLAITDMQRLYALIFNERGVKSLKGLEHATNLTRLLIADEEVSDLTPLSELRDLRILKLFRNRIADISPLSSLNQLEVLELQNNQITDFTPLLNLTNLGYLDIRDNPNSGVGQFVSAHPRIIEALRHWMCDFQPPSYVKPVKERLKARSYPSIGGSNMVRTNYATSLEVAEPSLSDFFGDTDVFDNGLWFERSPFGGEVRAGEGPWHIERIKQDHANLFDANPNMVLLAEVRYYDGHGFGFTEDSPYWLRNPDGTIVREEWFDAEGKLGYFNDMVDFTNPDVIEIIVAQAVAVANCGLYDGIILDNWSESVDLHELVPLEVVRQARVQILQGVRQAVPEDFLIAVNPVWHKIPGSAPYVNGALMETWGSEWQGTEEYGGAYYTRQDYLNYEEALLWNAANYKEPNFTFLAAKLPTYADPQSSRNLQNMRVFTTLSLTHSDGYVNVHQSLSGSLYYDFWNADLGRPVGEKGKLYENRDGVFIREFTNGWAVYNRSGKAQTIRLPQSKGVASGVEGTQHVLADLDGEIYLKGIMVTADVNGDGLVNVLDLVIISNAIGTQTLDLNGDGVTNILDLVVVANALSIKK; this is translated from the coding sequence ATGTTCCGTAAAAAAGTATTGTGTCTTATGCTGTGTTTTTGGGCAACCGTTTCTGTAACATCCGCAGAAAACTGGATGCCAGATGAAAACCTACGACGTGTGGTTTCTGAGACGTTAGGTGTTGACACACTTGCAATTACAGATATGCAAAGGCTTTACGCGTTGATATTTAATGAGCGTGGTGTTAAAAGTCTCAAGGGCTTGGAACACGCCACAAATCTTACGAGGCTACTGATCGCGGATGAGGAGGTTAGCGATCTCACACCACTTTCAGAACTTCGGGACCTAAGGATACTTAAGCTGTTTCGTAACCGGATTGCCGATATTTCACCCCTCTCAAGTTTAAATCAATTAGAGGTGCTTGAGTTACAGAACAATCAAATTACCGATTTCACACCCTTATTGAACCTTACAAATCTGGGGTATCTTGATATTCGAGATAACCCCAATTCAGGCGTAGGTCAGTTTGTATCCGCACATCCAAGGATAATAGAAGCCTTACGACACTGGATGTGTGATTTTCAGCCGCCGTCGTATGTGAAACCTGTCAAGGAGCGGCTGAAGGCTCGTTCTTATCCTTCGATTGGTGGGTCGAACATGGTGAGAACAAACTATGCAACAAGTTTAGAAGTTGCGGAGCCATCTCTATCGGATTTCTTCGGAGATACCGATGTTTTTGATAATGGGCTCTGGTTCGAGAGGTCGCCTTTCGGCGGTGAGGTGCGTGCTGGTGAAGGTCCTTGGCATATAGAGCGGATAAAACAAGATCATGCGAACCTTTTTGATGCGAACCCGAACATGGTTTTACTTGCTGAGGTTCGTTACTATGATGGTCATGGCTTCGGATTCACGGAGGATTCTCCGTATTGGTTGCGCAATCCTGATGGCACGATTGTAAGGGAGGAGTGGTTTGATGCTGAAGGCAAGTTAGGTTATTTTAATGATATGGTTGATTTCACGAACCCGGATGTCATTGAAATAATCGTCGCTCAAGCCGTTGCGGTTGCCAACTGCGGTCTCTATGATGGTATAATTCTCGATAATTGGAGCGAGTCTGTAGATTTGCATGAGCTTGTGCCACTGGAAGTTGTTCGTCAGGCACGGGTGCAGATTCTACAAGGGGTCCGCCAAGCAGTGCCGGAGGACTTTCTGATAGCTGTAAATCCAGTATGGCACAAAATTCCAGGCTCAGCACCGTATGTCAATGGTGCGCTTATGGAAACTTGGGGGTCAGAGTGGCAAGGGACGGAGGAGTATGGGGGTGCGTATTATACCCGTCAAGACTATCTCAATTATGAGGAGGCACTTCTCTGGAACGCAGCGAACTACAAGGAACCGAACTTTACTTTTTTAGCTGCCAAACTTCCAACTTATGCCGATCCGCAATCATCTCGCAATCTTCAAAACATGCGTGTGTTTACAACACTCAGCCTCACACATTCAGATGGCTATGTGAATGTACATCAGAGTCTATCGGGTAGCCTCTACTATGATTTCTGGAATGCCGATCTCGGTCGTCCTGTAGGTGAGAAGGGAAAACTTTATGAGAATCGTGATGGCGTGTTCATCCGGGAGTTCACCAACGGTTGGGCAGTGTATAACCGGAGCGGCAAAGCACAAACAATCCGTTTGCCCCAGTCAAAAGGGGTTGCCAGCGGTGTAGAAGGCACGCAGCATGTGCTTGCGGATTTAGACGGTGAAATTTATTTGAAGGGTATCATGGTAACGGCAGATGTCAATGGCGATGGTCTTGTGAATGTGCTGGATTTGGTGATAATATCCAATGCGATTGGGACGCAAACGCTGGATTTGAATGGAGACGGTGTTACCAACATCCTTGACCTTGTAGTTGTTGCGAACGCTCTTTCTATAAAGAAATAA
- a CDS encoding Ig-like domain-containing protein produces MKNLMTRKIVFGILMTLVLAFSVQGIADAIQTDNFALAATGQSDLDRLGIGTTVTLTITQTTNIDTVAESVNISISGGSATISLDGAAGRTSHTFTEDAVNGTLTIGTLTFRAQSAGKVNIRLRDSTSSIPSGSQRASEQVLTFYVVQSIVPQTASIRLAGISNGIKSGYVGFGTQLLYNGDGSHYPVTYTWTGGGNAYIQEGNRTTTPAASPLNTSSAAKVYLSERDSSTTVTAQVTGGASFVGAYVYGRPTLQTPTTTLTSDSPGVPGNRPANAFTAIVNDGVATPAAVTGVPVKFEVKDKSTSSGGWLIPGTGNTIVDSSNRIIEPPPTSAKTLYVRTGASGAQIGYEVGTAGREQVIIVSAVGQTKEVTAYSTALPDRKITIDTNARRSGSSTKYDLKLLIEDDDTPVSGVAVTFDTLKGTLTNTPDTGTSNTVTNGSLTENTNLDGIAHVIYDSLNYAAPLEVLTFAHKSALTVPTDEADMIRLTINVSGGSVTPRQPEQPQQRTAALSFNLGTTITGNEDDSIALTATARDENGDVRFGVPVTFTLSSANVGTLSQTTPVLTSSSGQATVTLTLGDEDGTITATATGYTTAQATITIEPTPTDLAAVSGSGQSGTPGTTLSSPFVVRFEDDEGDPIPGAVITFTVETGGGSVSSSTATTDADGEAETTLTLGSVGMRNTVRASVNATDYPGVGSAVFTADASLGPEAIVIAGGDDQTGLANRRLDEDLSVQVVDREDNGIGGVLVRFRITEGRGRLSRNSARTDPDGYAEVGFTPTADGEIVVEAYATGLSSAFFTVFTGEPPSDIVKVSGDNQSGLPGTRLANPFVVEVVNENDEPVSGVTVNFAVTAGGGSVSPETATTNASGRAQTRLTLGDEPGNNRVAARVTGLTAVNFNATSGMQVLVGASQRVPMYWISRTEGTLYRLVDADIEALAPSVTGVTGITIDTANNLLYFAVQTGPNRGEIRSANLNGRNIRTVKTLTAVPMGITVDSAGGVVYWTNSRGRIQSIPADGSANLTNILQNLPNPGPIVVSNGHLYWGEAAGRIRRIDLAATRQTVQNVATGLSEPLSLSVAKNKLYWVERGDAGSGSLNRSNLDGSNAQTLKTFASGVPTSIAVDGSDNKIYWTKGTGKIQRSNLAGRLVKDIASGVTNPIGIILNVVAPPTIARPPTQPREPGETPTYSQYDVNEDGAINNADTRAVAAAIGQSGGGITDPRTDVDGSGTVDATNIILVLANLDDDIAAPTLDIDVKALDLDFDRVQEQVEMLLASGDRSIAAQRALLYLQHLLASARPDETVLLANYPNPFNPETWIPYHLSESTDVRVNIYDSRGILVRALTLGHQTAGYYTSRSRAAYWDGRNAFGERVASGIYFYQLQTDAEVSPLRKMVILK; encoded by the coding sequence AACAAGTCTTGACGTTTTACGTAGTGCAGAGTATAGTTCCTCAGACAGCATCTATCCGTCTTGCTGGCATAAGCAACGGGATCAAGTCTGGATATGTTGGTTTCGGGACCCAACTACTTTACAATGGGGACGGCAGCCACTATCCGGTTACGTATACGTGGACTGGTGGTGGGAACGCCTATATACAAGAGGGGAACCGCACGACTACACCTGCGGCTAGTCCTCTCAATACATCAAGTGCCGCCAAAGTGTATCTTAGCGAGAGGGATTCAAGTACCACGGTGACTGCACAAGTTACAGGTGGAGCTTCATTCGTAGGTGCCTATGTCTATGGTAGACCTACACTGCAAACGCCGACAACCACTCTTACTAGTGATAGTCCTGGTGTTCCTGGTAACCGGCCTGCAAACGCCTTTACAGCCATAGTGAATGATGGTGTCGCCACTCCGGCTGCAGTTACCGGAGTGCCAGTCAAATTTGAAGTCAAAGATAAATCCACAAGTAGCGGCGGCTGGCTTATTCCGGGTACGGGTAACACTATAGTTGACTCCAGTAACAGGATAATAGAGCCCCCCCCGACATCTGCTAAAACATTATATGTACGGACCGGGGCAAGTGGGGCTCAGATTGGCTATGAAGTTGGAACTGCTGGTAGAGAACAGGTGATTATCGTTAGTGCAGTGGGCCAAACGAAAGAAGTTACAGCATACAGTACCGCTTTACCAGACAGGAAAATCACTATAGACACAAATGCGAGACGGTCCGGATCCTCCACCAAGTATGATTTGAAGCTTCTCATAGAAGACGATGATACCCCAGTATCTGGTGTTGCGGTCACATTCGATACGCTCAAAGGGACATTGACGAATACGCCTGATACGGGGACTTCTAATACGGTTACGAATGGTTCGCTGACCGAAAATACTAATTTAGATGGCATCGCACACGTTATTTACGACTCACTGAACTATGCCGCTCCTTTGGAAGTTCTTACGTTTGCCCATAAAAGTGCACTCACAGTTCCGACTGATGAGGCGGACATGATTAGGCTAACCATTAACGTCAGCGGTGGCAGCGTAACGCCGCGGCAGCCGGAGCAGCCGCAACAGCGCACCGCTGCGCTCTCCTTCAACTTAGGAACTACGATTACGGGTAACGAGGATGATAGCATCGCCCTAACTGCGACAGCAAGAGATGAAAATGGAGACGTGCGTTTTGGGGTACCTGTCACATTTACGCTCAGCAGCGCTAACGTAGGAACACTCTCGCAGACGACTCCCGTCCTTACCAGTAGCAGCGGTCAAGCAACGGTAACCCTCACACTCGGGGATGAAGATGGTACAATCACCGCAACGGCGACGGGTTATACTACAGCACAAGCGACGATCACGATTGAACCCACACCGACTGACTTAGCGGCGGTTTCAGGAAGTGGGCAGAGCGGTACTCCCGGAACAACCCTCTCTTCACCCTTTGTTGTCCGCTTTGAAGATGACGAGGGCGATCCGATTCCGGGGGCGGTGATTACCTTTACCGTCGAAACCGGGGGCGGATCGGTCTCCAGTTCAACGGCTACCACCGATGCAGACGGTGAGGCGGAGACAACCCTCACACTCGGCAGCGTCGGGATGCGGAATACCGTCCGCGCAAGTGTTAATGCTACGGACTACCCGGGGGTCGGTTCCGCTGTCTTCACCGCGGACGCCTCACTCGGTCCCGAGGCAATCGTCATCGCCGGGGGGGACGATCAGACCGGACTGGCCAATAGACGACTTGATGAAGATTTGAGCGTACAAGTCGTTGACAGAGAAGACAACGGGATCGGTGGAGTGCTTGTCCGCTTCCGCATTACCGAAGGCAGAGGTCGCCTCTCTCGGAATAGCGCACGGACCGACCCAGACGGGTATGCAGAGGTCGGTTTCACACCGACTGCCGACGGAGAAATCGTGGTTGAAGCGTACGCAACAGGACTCAGTTCGGCATTCTTCACCGTTTTCACCGGGGAACCGCCTTCCGATATCGTGAAGGTCTCCGGCGACAATCAGAGCGGTCTACCGGGCACCCGGCTTGCGAATCCCTTTGTCGTTGAAGTCGTCAACGAAAACGACGAACCGGTTTCAGGGGTCACCGTGAACTTTGCAGTCACAGCGGGTGGCGGTAGCGTTTCACCCGAAACCGCGACGACGAACGCAAGCGGACGCGCACAGACTCGACTGACACTCGGCGATGAACCGGGGAATAACAGAGTCGCTGCACGCGTTACAGGACTCACGGCTGTGAACTTCAATGCGACATCGGGGATGCAGGTGCTTGTCGGTGCCTCACAGCGTGTGCCGATGTACTGGATTAGCAGAACAGAGGGAACCCTCTACCGACTCGTTGATGCCGACATTGAGGCACTTGCACCGAGCGTCACAGGCGTTACAGGTATCACTATCGATACGGCGAACAACCTCCTCTATTTCGCTGTGCAGACAGGACCCAATAGAGGTGAAATCCGAAGTGCGAATCTCAACGGCAGAAACATCCGAACCGTCAAAACATTGACAGCCGTGCCGATGGGTATTACGGTTGACAGTGCGGGTGGTGTCGTCTACTGGACGAACTCCCGTGGCAGAATCCAGAGCATTCCTGCAGACGGGAGTGCCAATCTCACGAACATCCTCCAGAACCTGCCGAATCCGGGCCCGATTGTGGTATCCAACGGTCATCTCTATTGGGGAGAAGCCGCCGGTAGAATCCGGCGCATTGACCTGGCAGCGACACGGCAGACGGTACAGAACGTCGCCACAGGTCTCAGTGAACCGTTGAGCCTTTCGGTTGCGAAAAATAAACTGTACTGGGTCGAGCGCGGTGATGCCGGGAGTGGGAGTCTGAATCGCTCGAACCTTGACGGCTCGAACGCACAAACGCTGAAGACCTTCGCATCGGGTGTCCCGACCTCAATTGCGGTGGATGGTTCAGACAACAAGATTTACTGGACGAAGGGGACCGGCAAAATCCAACGCTCGAACCTCGCCGGTAGATTGGTCAAAGACATCGCCTCAGGTGTGACGAACCCGATAGGTATCATACTCAACGTTGTGGCACCTCCGACGATCGCCCGGCCGCCCACACAACCGAGGGAACCTGGAGAGACTCCGACCTACTCGCAGTATGATGTCAACGAAGACGGTGCAATCAATAACGCTGACACGCGAGCCGTTGCCGCAGCAATTGGACAGAGCGGAGGTGGTATCACCGACCCGCGCACAGACGTTGATGGGAGCGGCACTGTGGATGCGACCAACATTATCCTCGTCTTGGCGAACCTCGACGACGATATTGCTGCCCCGACGCTTGATATTGATGTCAAGGCACTGGACCTTGACTTCGATCGTGTGCAGGAGCAGGTCGAGATGTTGCTTGCTTCGGGTGACAGGTCGATTGCGGCGCAGCGTGCGTTGTTATATCTCCAACACCTGTTAGCATCGGCACGTCCGGATGAGACGGTGTTGTTAGCGAACTATCCGAATCCGTTTAACCCGGAGACATGGATACCGTATCACCTGTCAGAAAGCACGGATGTGCGTGTGAACATCTACGATTCGCGGGGTATCTTGGTGCGTGCGTTGACCCTCGGTCATCAGACGGCGGGTTACTACACGAGCCGGAGCCGTGCGGCGTATTGGGATGGTCGGAACGCATTCGGTGAACGTGTTGCGAGTGGTATCTATTTCTACCAGTTGCAGACGGACGCAGAAGTTTCGCCGCTGCGGAAGATGGTTATTTTGAAATAG
- a CDS encoding IS3 family transposase, translating into MIETVRNASSYSVRQICETLGFNRSLLYYQPKSDPSEGELREKIEALSLRYPKYGYRRITALLLRQGYLVGYRRVARLMKEENLSVSIKRVCRTTSSLEGPRNWVNSIENLEVCRRDQVWVGDITYVRLNRCFVYVAVLMDVFTRVIKGWQVSRHLHTSLTLKPLQEALCHSVCEIHHSDQGAQYLSSAYTSTLTRHGVEISVAHRGRPWENGYAERLIRTLKEEEVDINDYQDITEARERIGHFIRHVYHQKRPHSALGYLTPLEFQRKNLS; encoded by the coding sequence ATGATAGAAACAGTGCGCAACGCTTCTTCCTATTCGGTTCGGCAGATTTGTGAAACCCTCGGATTCAACCGGAGTCTTCTCTATTATCAGCCGAAAAGCGACCCTTCAGAAGGGGAGTTGCGAGAGAAAATAGAGGCATTATCTCTGCGGTATCCGAAATATGGATATAGACGCATCACAGCGTTGCTACTGCGTCAAGGATACCTCGTCGGTTATAGACGCGTCGCCCGGTTGATGAAAGAAGAGAACCTTTCTGTTTCCATCAAACGTGTCTGTCGCACCACGAGCTCCCTTGAAGGTCCACGGAACTGGGTCAATAGCATTGAGAACCTTGAGGTCTGTCGCCGGGATCAGGTCTGGGTGGGCGATATCACCTACGTCCGCCTCAACAGGTGTTTCGTCTATGTCGCTGTGCTCATGGATGTCTTCACCCGAGTGATAAAAGGGTGGCAGGTCAGTCGACATTTGCATACATCTCTGACCTTGAAACCGCTACAAGAGGCATTATGCCACAGCGTCTGTGAGATTCATCACTCTGATCAAGGCGCGCAGTATCTTTCAAGTGCTTACACCTCGACCCTGACGCGGCATGGCGTTGAGATTTCGGTAGCACACAGAGGGCGCCCTTGGGAGAACGGATACGCTGAAAGGTTGATCCGCACCCTCAAGGAGGAAGAAGTTGACATCAATGACTACCAAGATATTACCGAGGCGAGAGAACGCATCGGGCATTTTATCAGACACGTGTATCACCAGAAACGCCCACATTCGGCGTTAGGGTATTTGACGCCTCTCGAATTTCAACGAAAAAACTTGTCTTAA